A stretch of the Haloplanus aerogenes genome encodes the following:
- a CDS encoding dihydroneopterin aldolase family protein: MPTDEQQACFEAGIKFGSLYHQFAGTPVSPDSAPSLERAMADAIENQPFCESVTVDIDEAALAAATDDHGYVELTGRFMEVEMRVEYEDVVVRTAMTMEDGYPLMRLVDVE, from the coding sequence ATGCCCACCGACGAACAGCAGGCTTGCTTCGAAGCCGGCATCAAGTTCGGCTCGCTCTACCACCAGTTCGCGGGGACGCCCGTCTCGCCCGACAGCGCCCCGAGTCTCGAACGCGCGATGGCCGACGCCATCGAGAATCAGCCGTTCTGCGAGTCGGTCACCGTCGACATCGACGAGGCAGCGCTGGCCGCGGCGACCGACGACCACGGCTACGTCGAACTCACGGGCCGCTTCATGGAGGTGGAGATGCGGGTCGAGTACGAGGACGTGGTCGTCCGCACGGCGATGACGATGGAGGACGGCTACCCGCTGATGCGGCTGGTCGACGTGGAATAG
- the azf gene encoding NAD-dependent glucose-6-phosphate dehydrogenase Azf yields the protein MDDPVLLTGAGGRVGQAILNGVGDAHEWRLLDREPLSDDRLPAGVDEDDVVVADVTDDEAIAEAMQGVGAVIHLAGDPRPEAPWNSVLSNNIDGTQTVFEAAVDAGVEKVAFASSNHAVSAYETDERTPEMYRTDDDYRLDGTELPRPGNLYGVSKAAGETLGRYYHDAEGLSVVCVRIGNLTEGHPPRNYERGQAMWLSHRDCAHLFDRCIRADYDYEIVYGISDNERKYYSIERAKAVLGYDPQDDSAAYTLSGEPTEEA from the coding sequence ATGGACGACCCGGTGTTACTGACAGGCGCGGGTGGGCGCGTCGGGCAGGCCATCCTGAACGGGGTCGGCGACGCCCACGAGTGGCGACTACTCGACCGGGAACCGCTGTCGGACGACCGCCTCCCGGCCGGTGTCGACGAGGACGACGTCGTCGTCGCGGACGTGACCGACGACGAGGCGATAGCCGAGGCGATGCAGGGGGTCGGCGCCGTGATCCACCTCGCGGGCGACCCCCGGCCCGAGGCTCCGTGGAACTCGGTGCTGTCGAACAACATCGACGGCACGCAGACGGTGTTCGAGGCGGCGGTCGACGCGGGGGTCGAAAAGGTCGCCTTCGCCTCCTCGAACCACGCCGTCTCCGCCTACGAAACCGACGAGCGCACGCCCGAGATGTATCGCACCGACGACGACTACCGCCTCGACGGGACGGAACTCCCCCGCCCCGGCAACCTCTACGGCGTGAGCAAGGCCGCGGGCGAGACGCTCGGCCGCTACTACCACGACGCCGAGGGACTCTCCGTCGTCTGTGTCCGCATCGGCAACCTCACCGAGGGCCATCCACCGCGTAACTACGAACGCGGGCAGGCGATGTGGCTCTCCCACCGCGACTGTGCCCACCTCTTCGACCGCTGTATCCGCGCCGACTACGACTACGAAATCGTCTACGGCATCTCCGACAACGAGCGGAAGTACTACAGCATCGAGCGCGCGAAGGCGGTGCTGGGCTACGACCCGCAGGACGACTCGGCGGCGTACACGCTTTCGGGCGAACCGACCGAGGAGGCGTAG
- a CDS encoding DUF309 domain-containing protein — MEAPLRAGIAIYNAGEYHAAHDAWEEPWLALDSGIDDERFLHGLIQFTAAVYHARTRNWSGATGLAESAGDYLAGLPSPYRGVDLDPVRRSLTALAADPEVIERHRPPALRYEGAALTPEDLRFEAAAVAATVLADEYGYDVATVERAIEFAREEIEGGERTLFTTTLLEFVTADAERPLVYQRLTEHVDRRAREYADVAGLFEE, encoded by the coding sequence ATGGAGGCGCCACTCCGGGCGGGGATCGCCATCTACAACGCCGGCGAGTATCACGCCGCGCACGACGCATGGGAGGAGCCGTGGCTCGCGCTCGATTCGGGCATCGACGACGAGCGATTCCTGCACGGATTGATCCAGTTCACCGCCGCCGTCTACCACGCTCGGACCCGCAACTGGAGCGGCGCGACGGGCCTCGCCGAGAGCGCCGGCGACTATCTCGCGGGTCTCCCCTCGCCGTACCGTGGCGTCGACCTCGATCCTGTCCGGCGGTCGTTGACGGCGCTCGCCGCCGATCCCGAAGTGATCGAGCGTCACCGGCCGCCGGCGCTCCGTTACGAGGGTGCGGCGCTCACACCCGAAGATCTGCGGTTCGAGGCCGCGGCCGTCGCCGCGACGGTTCTCGCCGACGAGTACGGCTACGACGTGGCGACCGTCGAACGAGCCATCGAGTTCGCCCGCGAAGAGATCGAGGGCGGTGAGCGGACGCTCTTTACCACCACGCTGCTGGAGTTCGTGACCGCCGACGCGGAGCGGCCCCTCGTCTACCAGCGTCTCACGGAACACGTCGACCGGCGGGCGCGGGAGTACGCGGACGTAGCGGGGTTGTTCGAGGAGTAA